Proteins encoded within one genomic window of Brachybacterium sp. P6-10-X1:
- a CDS encoding response regulator transcription factor, with protein sequence MIRIVLVDDQELVRTGLSTLAQRDGDIEVVGEAPDGAAGVRRVRELRPDVVLMDIRMPKLDGIAATARIIADPELADVRVVVLTTFDEDEDILAAIRAGAAGYLLKDVGPDELRSAIRTVARGDSLLSPSVTTTVLGQLGDRLGTSVRPELLEGVTAREREVLALVGRGFTNDEIGAELFLSPATARTYVSRLLAKLAARDRSRLVVIAYESGLVVPGRGA encoded by the coding sequence ATGATCCGCATCGTGCTGGTGGATGACCAGGAGCTGGTCCGCACCGGGCTGAGCACTCTCGCGCAGCGCGACGGCGACATCGAGGTGGTCGGCGAAGCCCCCGACGGCGCCGCCGGGGTGCGCCGGGTGCGGGAGCTGCGCCCGGACGTCGTGCTCATGGACATCCGCATGCCGAAGCTGGACGGCATCGCCGCCACCGCCCGGATCATCGCCGATCCGGAACTGGCCGACGTGCGCGTGGTGGTGCTGACCACCTTCGACGAGGACGAGGACATCCTCGCTGCGATCCGCGCCGGGGCCGCCGGGTACCTCCTCAAGGACGTCGGCCCGGACGAGCTGCGCAGCGCGATCCGTACCGTCGCGCGCGGTGACTCGCTGCTCTCCCCGTCGGTGACGACCACCGTGCTCGGCCAGCTCGGGGACCGCCTGGGCACCTCCGTGCGGCCCGAGCTGCTGGAGGGCGTCACGGCCCGCGAGCGGGAGGTGCTGGCGCTGGTGGGCCGCGGATTCACCAACGACGAGATCGGTGCGGAGCTGTTCCTCTCCCCCGCCACCGCCCGCACCTACGTGAGCCGACTGCTGGCCAAGCTGGCAGCCCGCGACCGCTCCCGCCTGGTGGTCATCGCCTACGAGTCGGGTCTGGTCGTCCCGGGGCGGGGAGCGTAG
- a CDS encoding sensor histidine kinase, whose product MTAPASASPERAAPRAADVVLALGVALALAGVITIQQAASGAPPSPLAYLFAAGFGALQLLRRSVPVAMLVLSVLATFAYYTLQLPTIGVALPVVAALYSTAERGLLRWAIGAGTVVFTVSLLFRLRDDPQPLGSLLGTDAVTNLALIAAALALGSAVRSHRRQITQRELISQLREERARREAQLRIRRERERISRDLHDTVGHALSVISLHTGVARDAVGTDDDSAARALDHVRGQTTESLQELRSMVRLLREGRADGERSADGADRADRADGADGADRADGADEAGGDVSAEEADDATASSTSDGSPRAVRSLADVPSLLAPARRAGLTVRDRVEVPSGSLSGAVDSAGYRVIQEAVTNALRHAAASTLCVDVRVEDRQLRITVADDGRGADGTDEVGTSSAGGVGLLGMRERVHLLGGTFSARTAPGEGFTVRASLPVRLGAAAAATTAGRPVATEGPTTMDEPETREGPTT is encoded by the coding sequence GTGACTGCCCCGGCCTCTGCCTCTCCCGAGCGGGCCGCTCCGCGCGCGGCGGACGTGGTGCTCGCGCTCGGGGTCGCCCTCGCGCTGGCGGGCGTCATCACGATCCAGCAGGCGGCCTCGGGCGCCCCACCCAGTCCGCTGGCCTACCTGTTCGCGGCCGGCTTCGGGGCCCTGCAGCTGCTGCGCCGCAGCGTGCCGGTGGCGATGCTCGTGCTCAGCGTGCTGGCCACTTTCGCCTATTACACGCTCCAGCTGCCCACGATCGGGGTCGCCCTGCCGGTGGTCGCCGCGCTGTACTCGACCGCGGAGCGGGGGCTGCTGCGGTGGGCGATCGGCGCGGGCACCGTCGTGTTCACGGTCTCGCTGCTGTTCCGGCTCCGCGACGACCCGCAGCCCCTGGGATCCCTGCTGGGCACCGATGCGGTCACCAATCTCGCGCTGATCGCGGCGGCCCTCGCGCTCGGCAGCGCGGTGCGCTCGCACCGTCGGCAGATCACCCAGCGAGAGCTGATCTCTCAGCTGCGCGAGGAGCGGGCCCGCCGGGAGGCGCAGCTGCGGATCCGGCGCGAGCGGGAGCGGATCTCTCGGGACCTGCACGACACCGTCGGCCATGCGCTGTCGGTGATCTCCCTGCACACCGGGGTCGCGCGGGATGCTGTCGGCACCGACGACGACTCCGCGGCCCGAGCCCTGGACCACGTGCGCGGGCAGACCACCGAGTCGCTGCAGGAGCTGAGGTCGATGGTGCGCCTGCTGCGCGAGGGGCGGGCCGACGGCGAACGCTCGGCCGACGGGGCCGACAGAGCCGACAGAGCCGACGGAGCCGACGGGGCCGACAGGGCCGACGGAGCCGACGAAGCGGGCGGGGACGTGAGTGCCGAGGAGGCGGATGATGCGACGGCGTCGTCCACCTCGGACGGTTCCCCCCGCGCCGTGCGATCCCTGGCCGACGTGCCCTCCCTCCTGGCGCCGGCCCGCCGCGCCGGGCTCACGGTGCGGGACCGGGTGGAGGTGCCGAGCGGGTCGCTCTCCGGGGCGGTGGACTCCGCGGGGTACCGCGTGATCCAGGAAGCCGTGACCAACGCGCTGCGTCACGCGGCGGCGTCCACGCTGTGCGTCGACGTGCGGGTCGAGGACCGGCAGCTGCGGATCACCGTCGCCGACGACGGGCGCGGGGCCGACGGGACGGACGAGGTCGGCACGTCCTCCGCCGGCGGGGTGGGACTGCTCGGCATGCGCGAGCGTGTGCATCTTCTCGGCGGTACGTTCTCGGCCCGGACCGCCCCCGGGGAAGGCTTCACCGTCCGGGCGAGCCTGCCGGTACGGCTCGGTGCGGCGGCGGCAGCGACCACGGCAGGACGCCCGGTGGCGACCGAGGGGCCGACGACGATGGACGAGCCGGAGACGAGGGAGGGGCCGACGACATGA
- a CDS encoding response regulator transcription factor has protein sequence MTDAPAHDPIRVLVADDHSAVRSGLVALLDSAEDITVVAEAADGAGAIDAARQHRPEVVLTDVRMPGATGIEITPQLRATGAHVLVISGFDLDDYVLGALAAGADGYLVKSEDPARILAAVRDVHRGDAVLSAAATRAVVGALRGRAAPSSAGSGAGVQHASATAGAQDAKGPSAPSTAGSTSSPAGSAGPVPALTRREEDVLELVAQGHSNQQIASQLYVEITTVKSHLSHALAKLQLGSRVQAALWWQQHRG, from the coding sequence GTGACCGATGCCCCCGCGCACGACCCGATCCGTGTGCTCGTCGCCGACGATCACTCCGCCGTCCGCTCCGGCTTGGTGGCCCTGCTGGACTCCGCCGAGGACATCACCGTGGTCGCCGAGGCCGCCGACGGGGCCGGCGCGATCGACGCCGCCCGGCAGCACCGCCCCGAGGTGGTCCTCACGGATGTGCGCATGCCGGGCGCGACCGGCATCGAGATCACCCCGCAGCTGCGCGCGACCGGCGCGCACGTGCTGGTGATCTCCGGTTTCGACCTCGATGACTACGTGCTGGGCGCGCTGGCCGCCGGGGCCGACGGGTACCTGGTGAAGTCCGAGGACCCGGCGCGGATCCTCGCGGCGGTGCGGGACGTGCACCGCGGGGACGCCGTGCTGTCTGCCGCGGCGACCCGCGCCGTGGTCGGAGCGCTGCGCGGGCGGGCGGCGCCCTCGAGCGCTGGGTCGGGGGCGGGGGTGCAGCACGCATCAGCAACGGCGGGGGCGCAGGACGCGAAGGGGCCGTCCGCTCCCTCGACCGCGGGCTCCACGTCGTCCCCGGCGGGGTCGGCCGGTCCCGTCCCGGCCCTCACGCGCCGGGAGGAGGACGTGCTCGAGCTGGTCGCACAGGGCCACTCGAACCAGCAGATCGCCTCGCAGCTGTACGTCGAGATCACCACGGTCAAGTCCCATCTCTCCCATGCGTTGGCGAAGCTGCAGCTGGGCTCCCGCGTGCAGGCCGCCCTGTGGTGGCAGCAGCACCGCGGGTGA
- a CDS encoding sensor histidine kinase — MPSDPVDHRRRLAIDRRDAMAAAGYATVVVLLAVSGATNSGFLGEALRWPAAVSVTLLLVACVSLLWRRRVPVLALVVAGTLSAAEIVVGGQISAYFLLFEALFTPIMHGSRRLARVTTGVAIGVAVLAFVVAVALGADGPILLVVLLVATLVVSTPLLWGWEVRHHRGARLAAESLADVEHELAATRAAHAVETERRTIAHDLHDVIAGHLSAVSLHTNLASSLEDQAARDRSLTTARESAHAALRDLRSMIGVLSTEESGTLPAVTLDWPSLSARLRGRDEGARIRIDPAATDPARVEPSVQAALLRIAAEASTNAVRHGQAPISLTVQVANDVVSLDLRNRRTGTALPGSGVGRGAIAHRATAVGGSATSGPAPRDSPEAGTWRVLAHLPARARSVEPCPDSDPSDSDPDGSAHDADSTPETTAQEARP, encoded by the coding sequence ATGCCCTCCGACCCGGTCGACCACCGCCGGCGCCTCGCGATCGACCGTCGCGATGCGATGGCGGCGGCCGGTTACGCGACCGTGGTCGTGCTGCTGGCGGTCTCCGGGGCCACGAACTCCGGCTTCCTCGGCGAGGCTCTCCGCTGGCCCGCCGCCGTGTCGGTGACGCTGCTGCTGGTGGCCTGCGTGAGCTTGCTGTGGCGTCGTCGCGTGCCGGTGCTGGCGCTGGTGGTGGCCGGGACGCTGTCCGCCGCGGAGATCGTCGTCGGCGGACAGATCTCCGCCTATTTCCTGCTGTTCGAGGCGCTGTTCACGCCGATCATGCACGGCAGCCGGCGCCTGGCCCGCGTCACCACCGGTGTCGCCATCGGGGTGGCGGTCCTCGCCTTCGTCGTCGCGGTCGCGCTGGGGGCGGACGGGCCGATCCTGCTGGTGGTGCTGCTGGTCGCGACGCTGGTGGTCTCGACGCCGCTGCTGTGGGGCTGGGAGGTGCGCCATCACCGCGGCGCCCGCCTGGCCGCCGAGTCCCTCGCTGACGTCGAGCACGAACTCGCCGCCACCCGCGCCGCCCATGCGGTGGAGACGGAGCGCCGCACCATCGCCCACGACCTGCACGACGTGATCGCCGGGCACCTCAGCGCGGTCTCGCTGCACACCAATCTCGCGTCCTCCCTCGAGGACCAGGCGGCTCGCGACCGTTCCCTGACCACGGCCCGGGAGTCGGCGCACGCGGCCCTGCGGGACCTGCGCTCGATGATCGGCGTGCTGTCCACGGAGGAGTCCGGCACGCTGCCCGCGGTCACCCTGGACTGGCCCTCGCTGTCGGCGCGGCTGCGGGGGCGCGATGAGGGGGCCCGGATCCGGATCGACCCCGCGGCCACCGATCCCGCGCGGGTGGAGCCGTCGGTGCAGGCCGCGCTGCTGCGCATCGCCGCCGAGGCCTCCACCAACGCCGTCCGCCACGGGCAGGCGCCGATCTCGCTGACGGTGCAGGTGGCGAACGACGTCGTGTCCCTGGATCTGCGCAACCGCCGCACGGGCACGGCGCTGCCGGGCTCGGGCGTCGGCCGCGGGGCGATCGCCCACCGGGCGACAGCCGTCGGCGGCAGCGCGACCTCCGGACCTGCCCCCCGGGACTCCCCCGAGGCCGGGACCTGGCGGGTGCTCGCCCACCTGCCCGCACGGGCCCGCAGCGTCGAGCCCTGCCCCGATTCGGATCCGTCCGATTCGGACCCCGACGGTTCCGCCCACGACGCCGACAGCACCCCCGAGACCACCGCCCAGGAGGCCCGCCCGTGA
- a CDS encoding GAP family protein: MESLPEFAGPLGLLVLALIDSTSMGTLVIPVILLVVGQGGALRIAGRTLLYLAVIGAFYLVLGIALLAGLLPLIESFGHLLASPVVMLVLAVIGVGLVLYSFRIDPKAVAKRGGDPEASARRWTERARRASGRPGVLVGLALLAGVIEAASMIPYLAAMGIIADMGIGLGRGALVLVGYCAVMILPGVVLAGVRAALGERADAFLDRAHDWAVKNATTAFSWAVGIVGAIIVLNTIGPALELLTGGGT; encoded by the coding sequence ATGGAATCGCTCCCGGAGTTCGCCGGTCCGCTGGGTCTGCTCGTGCTCGCCCTCATCGACTCCACCTCGATGGGCACCCTGGTCATCCCCGTCATCCTGCTGGTGGTGGGACAGGGTGGGGCGCTGCGCATCGCCGGGCGCACTCTGCTCTACCTCGCCGTGATCGGGGCCTTCTACCTGGTCCTCGGCATCGCGCTGCTGGCCGGTCTGCTGCCGCTGATCGAGTCCTTCGGGCACCTGCTGGCCTCGCCGGTGGTGATGCTGGTGCTCGCCGTGATCGGGGTGGGGTTGGTGCTGTACTCCTTCCGCATCGACCCCAAGGCGGTCGCCAAGCGCGGCGGGGACCCCGAGGCCTCCGCCCGGAGGTGGACCGAGCGCGCCCGCCGTGCCAGCGGGCGACCCGGCGTGCTGGTGGGCCTGGCCCTGCTGGCCGGCGTCATCGAGGCGGCCTCGATGATCCCGTACCTGGCGGCGATGGGGATCATCGCCGACATGGGGATCGGACTGGGCCGGGGCGCGCTCGTGCTCGTCGGCTACTGCGCGGTGATGATCCTGCCCGGCGTGGTCCTGGCCGGGGTGCGCGCCGCGCTCGGCGAGCGGGCCGATGCCTTCCTCGATCGCGCGCACGACTGGGCGGTGAAGAACGCGACCACCGCCTTCTCCTGGGCCGTCGGCATCGTCGGCGCGATCATCGTCCTGAACACGATCGGGCCCGCCCTGGAGCTGCTGACGGGCGGCGGGACCTGA